The following are encoded together in the Bactrocera neohumeralis isolate Rockhampton chromosome 6, APGP_CSIRO_Bneo_wtdbg2-racon-allhic-juicebox.fasta_v2, whole genome shotgun sequence genome:
- the LOC126763257 gene encoding farnesol dehydrogenase-like: protein MFNMERWSNCTAVVTGASSGIGLAIVKDLLKENMRVAGLARRKERMEEWRATLPEEQQKRFHPVSCDVSSLESVNEAFDWVIKNLSGVDVLINNAGIYNAGQATEMDPANLQQVLQTNVMGVVYCTQRAFRSMKDRSVDGHVVIINSVLGHYVPHSEPHTPPTSNLYAPSKYALTALTEVYRQEFRGLGTRAKITSVSPGLTDTDIVAARSRGGKRPILQPEDVSRCVLFTLSTPAHMQVHEITVKPMLGE from the exons atgtttaACATGGAGCGTTGGTCAAATTGCACAGCTGTAGTCACCGGTGCCAGTTCGGGCATTGGCCTTGCCATTGTTAAGGACTTGCTGAAGGAGAATATGCGCGTTGCCGGCTTGGCCAGGCGCAAGGAACGCATGGAGGAATGGCGTGCAACCTTGCCCGAGGAACAGCAGAAGCGCTTTCATCCCGTCAGTTGTGATGTCTCATCGCTGGAGTCGGTTAATGAAGCCTTCGACTGGGTTATCAAGAATTTGAGCGGTGTCGATGTGTTGATCAATAATGCTGGCATTTACAATGCCGGACAAGCCACAGAAATGGATCCGGCCAATTTGCAACAGGTATTGCAAACCAATGTTATGGGTGTGGTCTATTGCACACAACGGGCTTTCCGTTCAATGAAGGATCGCAGTGTCGACGGCCATGTGGTGATCATTAATAGTGTTTTGGGGCATTATGTGCCACATAGTGAACCGCATACGCCGCCAACTTCCAATTTGTATGCGCCAAGTAAATATGCGTTGACCGCTTTAACGGAGGTGTATCGTCAGGAGTTTCGAGGGCTTGGTACCAGAGCTAAGATCACT AGTGTCAGTCCCGGCTTAACCGATACCGATATTGTGGCTGCACGCTCGCGTGGCGGCAAAAGACCAATTCTACAGCCAGAAGATGTTTCTCGCTGTGTATTATTTACACTCTCGACACCAGCTCATATGCAAGTGCATGAGATTACAGTGAAGCCAATGTTGGGCGAATAG